The following coding sequences lie in one Clostridia bacterium genomic window:
- a CDS encoding GspE/PulE family protein → MNDEKRMRLGEILINAGILTKTQLKQALYKQKETGQKIGKILIDEGMITEQEIIEVLEFQLGIPHVDLMKIMPEIEVVELVPQSIAIKNTLIPIRKVYNKIQVAMSDPLDIFAIEDVRLITGMDVIPVIASERQIISAIKKYYSQKSAQMAADDLNKEVVLNIQDDLDQQLVQEINSALAVRIVNALIEQAVRRNASDIHIEPFKEDVRIRFRIDGMMREILRHNKQIHPAIITRIKIIGNMDIAERRIPQDGRVEMNIDNKEIDIRVSILPTIHGEKAVLRILDRTNFLKTVEQLGFSRANLKHFNYLMSTNAGLILATGPTGSGKSTTLYSILNKLNKSDNNIITVEDPVEYRIEGINQVQVNNKAGLTFANGLRAILRQDPDIIMVGEIRDLETAKISIRSSITGHLVLSTLHTNDAVSTISRLRDMGIESYLIAASIRGIISQRLVRKVCNNCKKPYKPDKAQIKILGAETDDEKTFYRARGCSICGKTGYIGRTGIHEVMMITKDIRNLISSDSSIEAIKAMSIKNGMQTLKQSGLELIQNGITTFEEVMRVINLDSEDE, encoded by the coding sequence ATGAATGATGAAAAGAGAATGCGGCTAGGTGAGATTTTGATAAATGCAGGTATTTTAACAAAAACTCAGCTCAAACAGGCATTATATAAGCAAAAAGAAACAGGCCAAAAGATAGGAAAGATACTTATAGATGAGGGGATGATCACAGAGCAGGAGATTATAGAGGTACTAGAATTCCAATTAGGAATTCCCCATGTTGATCTTATGAAGATCATGCCAGAAATTGAAGTTGTCGAACTGGTGCCTCAATCTATTGCGATCAAGAATACGTTGATACCCATCAGAAAAGTTTATAATAAAATACAAGTGGCTATGAGTGATCCTTTGGACATATTCGCTATTGAAGATGTTAGGCTTATAACAGGAATGGATGTAATACCAGTTATTGCAAGTGAAAGACAGATAATAAGTGCAATAAAGAAGTACTATAGCCAAAAATCTGCCCAGATGGCTGCTGATGATTTGAATAAAGAGGTTGTTTTAAATATACAAGATGATTTGGATCAACAGTTGGTTCAGGAGATAAACAGTGCACTTGCAGTAAGAATTGTAAATGCATTGATTGAACAAGCTGTGAGACGAAATGCTAGCGATATTCATATTGAGCCTTTTAAAGAAGATGTTAGAATTCGTTTTAGAATAGATGGTATGATGAGGGAGATTTTGAGGCACAACAAACAAATACATCCTGCAATTATTACTAGGATAAAGATAATTGGCAACATGGATATAGCAGAAAGGCGAATTCCCCAAGACGGAAGAGTGGAAATGAATATTGATAATAAGGAGATAGATATAAGGGTATCGATTTTGCCTACTATACATGGGGAAAAAGCTGTATTAAGAATATTGGATAGGACAAATTTTTTAAAGACAGTTGAACAGCTAGGTTTTAGCCGAGCAAACCTCAAGCATTTTAATTATTTAATGTCCACAAACGCCGGGTTGATATTAGCTACTGGTCCTACGGGCAGTGGAAAGAGCACTACCTTATACAGCATTCTAAATAAACTGAACAAATCAGACAATAACATTATTACTGTAGAAGATCCTGTAGAATACAGAATTGAAGGTATAAACCAAGTACAGGTGAATAATAAAGCAGGCCTTACTTTCGCAAACGGGTTGAGGGCAATTTTAAGGCAAGACCCTGATATAATTATGGTAGGAGAAATAAGGGATTTGGAGACTGCAAAAATATCCATTCGTTCATCCATAACCGGGCATCTTGTTTTAAGTACGCTTCATACAAATGATGCTGTAAGCACTATAAGCAGGCTTAGAGATATGGGTATAGAATCCTATTTGATTGCAGCTTCTATTAGAGGGATCATTTCACAGAGGTTAGTAAGGAAAGTATGTAATAATTGTAAGAAGCCGTACAAACCGGATAAAGCTCAAATTAAAATTCTTGGGGCAGAAACAGACGATGAGAAAACTTTTTATAGAGCGAGAGGATGCTCAATATGTGGAAAAACAGGTTATATCGGCAGGACTGGGATACATGAGGTTATGATGATAACCAAAGATATAAGGAATTTAATATCTTCCGATAGCAGCATTGAAGCAATAAAGGCTATGTCCATAAAAAATGGAATGCAAACGCTAAAGCAGTCTGGATTAGAGCTTATACAAAATGGTATAACAACCTTTGAAGAGGTGATGAGGGTAATAAATTTGGACTCGGAGGATGAATGA
- the aroE gene encoding shikimate dehydrogenase — translation MKNDAYTLGLVGKPVSHSLSPLLHSLLFEMLNLKCTYIAHEVNSQDLRSTIEKIKALNYRGFNVTYPYKRDIIKYLDEIDESAKLIGAVNTVKYDGQKLIGYNTDGIGFIRSMADKGKEIKNRRVCILGAGGASRAIAVNIALQEPANITVLNRTVSKAAEVCNIINNNIKDIAQYGSIKEIQRIENSDIIINTTPLGMIPYEDRLPIEGKIQLSEDNVVYDIIYNPPQTKLLKLAEDFGCVALNGLGMLIYQGISSEEIWLDIQISDHTANLILKQMRKLTNF, via the coding sequence ATGAAAAATGACGCATATACTTTAGGTTTGGTAGGTAAACCTGTTTCTCATAGCCTGTCACCACTACTTCATTCTTTATTGTTTGAAATGCTCAATTTAAAATGTACATATATAGCTCATGAAGTAAATTCCCAAGATTTAAGGAGTACAATAGAAAAAATAAAGGCATTAAATTATAGGGGGTTCAATGTAACATATCCATATAAACGTGATATAATAAAATATCTGGATGAAATAGATGAGTCGGCAAAACTGATAGGCGCAGTCAATACCGTTAAATATGATGGGCAAAAACTGATAGGATATAATACGGATGGTATAGGTTTTATACGATCGATGGCTGATAAAGGAAAAGAAATTAAAAACCGAAGGGTATGTATATTAGGTGCGGGGGGAGCTTCGCGTGCAATTGCTGTGAATATTGCTTTGCAAGAGCCAGCTAATATCACTGTTCTAAATAGGACGGTCAGTAAGGCAGCAGAAGTCTGTAATATAATAAATAATAATATAAAAGACATTGCACAATATGGGAGTATCAAAGAGATACAAAGAATTGAAAATTCGGATATAATTATAAATACTACCCCCTTAGGAATGATTCCTTATGAAGATAGGTTGCCCATAGAAGGAAAGATTCAATTATCTGAGGATAATGTTGTATATGATATTATTTATAATCCTCCACAAACAAAACTTTTAAAATTGGCCGAAGATTTTGGTTGTGTAGCGCTAAATGGTCTAGGAATGCTTATATATCAAGGTATTTCATCTGAAGAAATATGGTTAGATATTCAAATATCTGACCATACTGCAAATTTAATACTAAAACAAATGAGAAAACTGACAAATTTTTAA
- a CDS encoding prepilin peptidase gives MWTHNVVIFLFGLVIGSFLNVCIARIPKKASIAYPPSHCTDCDTRLKVSDLVPVFSYIRLKGKCRYCGSKISLVYPLVEITTGILFTLIYIKTGLSAKLIPGLIFVCILIIASFIDIEHFIVPDILPIVLSVSAFIMNFAGINIDVLYGIYGGALGGGVVLAIAYLSLMIFKKEGMGGGDLKIMTSIGLFLGLKLTAIALLLSVYSGAIAGIFILLGKGKQKRYMPFVPFISIGSIISYLYGDRIISWYIGTFLV, from the coding sequence ATGTGGACGCATAATGTAGTTATATTTTTATTTGGTTTGGTAATAGGAAGTTTTTTAAATGTTTGTATAGCCAGGATACCTAAAAAGGCATCTATAGCATATCCACCTTCACACTGTACTGATTGTGACACTAGGCTAAAGGTATCAGATTTAGTGCCTGTATTTAGCTATATACGATTAAAGGGGAAATGCAGATATTGTGGGTCTAAAATATCGTTGGTATATCCTCTTGTTGAGATAACAACAGGTATTCTTTTTACTCTTATTTATATAAAAACAGGATTATCAGCTAAATTAATCCCAGGGCTTATATTTGTTTGCATATTGATCATTGCTTCTTTTATAGATATAGAACATTTTATAGTGCCCGACATTCTTCCGATAGTACTTTCTGTTAGCGCATTTATTATGAATTTTGCAGGCATAAATATAGATGTTTTATACGGTATTTATGGTGGAGCCTTGGGGGGAGGAGTTGTATTGGCAATCGCTTATCTATCTCTGATGATCTTTAAAAAAGAGGGGATGGGTGGTGGTGACCTGAAGATAATGACTTCTATAGGTCTGTTTTTGGGTTTAAAGCTCACAGCCATAGCTTTGCTACTCTCCGTATATTCCGGAGCTATAGCAGGAATATTTATATTGTTAGGTAAGGGAAAACAAAAGAGATATATGCCTTTTGTTCCTTTTATATCCATCGGCAG
- a CDS encoding type II secretion system protein — protein sequence MKAKKFNKLLKDDKGFTLIELVVVLAILAILVMIAIPVFGNTTENARVKVDDANLRTAQSALQLYIAESGDDDLSEVSTVEDLKVEVTYDGKEYGPYLPDDFETEPQSKEYKEKGYTMIVSGTDVEWGTPSS from the coding sequence ATGAAGGCGAAAAAGTTTAATAAATTATTAAAAGATGATAAGGGGTTTACTCTGATTGAACTTGTTGTGGTGTTAGCCATACTGGCAATACTCGTAATGATTGCAATACCTGTTTTCGGGAATACCACAGAAAATGCAAGGGTTAAGGTGGATGATGCTAACTTGAGGACGGCACAAAGTGCATTGCAATTATATATTGCAGAAAGCGGAGATGATGACCTATCAGAAGTATCAACTGTAGAGGATCTAAAAGTTGAGGTTACTTATGATGGGAAAGAGTATGGTCCATATCTGCCAGATGACTTTGAAACAGAACCTCAATCAAAAGAATATAAAGAAAAAGGATATACTATGATAGTAAGTGGCACAGATGTTGAATGGGGGACTCCCAGTAGTTGA
- a CDS encoding type IV pilus twitching motility protein PilT — protein MSIPEIAVLLEKAVQLNASDLHISVGVPPVVRIDGQLKRLNYDVLKPDDTKAYITYILDNEKLIELQNKGDIDLSYSIQGLSRFRINIYKQRGSYSLAIRIVNRNIPTMESLGLPSVIKKLAVEAKGLVLITGPTGSGKTTTLASMIDYINNNQSKHIITLEDPIEYLHRNNKSIVNQREIHNDALNFNRGLRAALRQDPDVILVGEMRDLETISTALTAAETGHLVLSTLHTIGAVKTIDRIIDVFPPSSQQQIRVQLSMVLKGVVSQQLIPLRDGKGRILAPETMVVTPAIRNMIRESKVHQIANSIQTGGKYGMKTMDSQLAELYLKGMISKEDAINHSSELDVLLRLIGE, from the coding sequence GTGAGTATACCTGAAATTGCAGTATTGTTAGAAAAAGCTGTACAATTAAATGCATCTGATCTTCACATAAGTGTAGGTGTTCCACCTGTGGTTAGAATAGATGGACAGCTAAAGCGACTTAACTATGATGTATTAAAACCGGATGATACTAAAGCGTATATAACTTATATTTTAGATAATGAAAAATTAATAGAACTTCAGAATAAAGGGGATATAGACTTATCTTACTCCATTCAAGGGTTGAGTCGGTTCAGAATAAATATTTATAAGCAAAGAGGCAGCTACAGCCTTGCGATAAGAATAGTAAATAGGAACATTCCTACCATGGAGAGTCTTGGTTTGCCTTCTGTAATAAAGAAGCTTGCTGTGGAAGCTAAAGGTCTCGTATTGATTACAGGACCTACCGGTAGTGGAAAAACCACTACGCTTGCCTCTATGATAGATTACATAAACAACAACCAAAGCAAACATATAATTACGCTGGAGGATCCTATTGAATATTTGCACAGAAACAATAAAAGCATAGTTAATCAAAGAGAAATACACAATGATGCGTTGAATTTTAATCGGGGGCTAAGGGCAGCGCTGCGACAAGACCCTGATGTTATATTGGTGGGTGAGATGAGAGACTTGGAAACTATATCAACAGCATTGACTGCTGCTGAGACAGGACATCTTGTATTGTCAACTCTTCACACAATTGGTGCAGTAAAGACCATAGACAGAATAATTGATGTTTTTCCACCTTCTAGCCAGCAGCAGATCAGAGTACAGCTTTCTATGGTGCTTAAAGGGGTTGTATCCCAGCAACTCATTCCCTTAAGGGATGGAAAAGGTCGGATACTGGCTCCAGAAACCATGGTTGTAACACCGGCGATTAGGAATATGATTCGTGAAAGCAAAGTACACCAGATTGCAAATTCAATCCAAACCGGGGGTAAATATGGAATGAAGACAATGGATTCACAACTGGCAGAACTATATTTAAAAGGAATGATAAGCAAAGAAGATGCGATAAATCACTCTTCTGAACTAGATGTATTATTGAGACTCATAGGAGAGTGA
- a CDS encoding type II secretion system F family protein, translating to MERYYYKAKDMSGKTIEGLYESSSERVLISMLNEKGFFPTEIKKSKTRNSLKETRLFNKITTKDLSMFCRQFSVLLSSGIPLVTCLDILRKQESNPKMLIALNCIFEEVQKGKYLSQAMKMAKDVFPKMLISMVEAGETSGTLDETFKRMEMYYGREFKMKKKIQNAMVYPVLVLIVAIIVVIFLLVTVVPMFVSIFEGFGQELPGPTKAILAISNFLKRYWVLIVLGISALASIIHYRKKRPQSKARFDGLKLKLPVYGPTLQKIITYRFAMALGGLLKSGIPLIQSLDMVENIVDNEVYKDRFQQSKSHIQQGLKLSEPLDSFNIFPPMVIQMIRVGEESGTLDEMLLKIASFYENETEVALTRLTTLIEPVVIIILAVVVGFIVLSIALPMFNMYNFIS from the coding sequence ATGGAGAGGTATTATTATAAAGCTAAAGATATGTCCGGAAAGACAATCGAAGGATTATATGAGTCCAGCAGTGAAAGAGTTTTGATCTCAATGTTAAATGAGAAGGGGTTTTTCCCTACAGAGATTAAAAAGTCCAAAACTCGCAATAGCCTGAAGGAAACAAGATTGTTTAATAAAATTACTACTAAAGACCTATCCATGTTCTGTAGGCAGTTTAGCGTATTGTTGAGTTCTGGTATTCCCCTTGTCACCTGTCTTGATATATTGAGAAAACAGGAAAGCAATCCTAAAATGTTAATCGCCCTTAATTGTATTTTTGAAGAGGTGCAAAAGGGTAAATATCTTTCACAAGCTATGAAGATGGCAAAAGATGTTTTTCCTAAAATGCTGATAAGTATGGTAGAGGCTGGAGAAACGAGTGGAACTCTTGATGAAACCTTCAAACGCATGGAAATGTATTATGGACGGGAATTTAAAATGAAAAAGAAGATACAGAATGCAATGGTTTATCCTGTACTGGTATTAATTGTGGCAATTATTGTAGTTATTTTTTTGTTAGTTACAGTGGTGCCTATGTTTGTTAGCATATTTGAAGGATTTGGACAAGAACTACCCGGTCCTACTAAAGCTATACTTGCAATAAGTAATTTCTTAAAGAGATATTGGGTTTTAATAGTTTTAGGTATTTCAGCATTGGCGTCTATTATACACTATAGGAAAAAACGCCCACAGTCAAAAGCAAGATTTGATGGCCTAAAACTCAAGTTGCCTGTGTATGGGCCTACCCTCCAAAAGATTATAACATATCGATTCGCCATGGCATTGGGAGGGCTTTTAAAAAGCGGAATACCTTTGATACAATCATTGGATATGGTGGAAAACATAGTGGATAATGAAGTATATAAGGATAGGTTTCAACAGTCCAAAAGTCATATTCAACAAGGATTGAAGCTGTCTGAACCACTTGACAGTTTTAATATTTTTCCCCCTATGGTTATTCAGATGATAAGGGTAGGGGAAGAGTCAGGCACATTGGATGAGATGCTTCTCAAAATTGCCAGTTTTTATGAGAACGAGACAGAAGTAGCATTGACAAGGCTCACCACTCTCATAGAGCCTGTAGTGATAATAATTTTGGCGGTAGTTGTAGGTTTTATAGTTCTTTCTATAGCATTGCCTATGTTTAATATGTATAATTTTATTTCGTAG